One Panthera leo isolate Ple1 chromosome B1, P.leo_Ple1_pat1.1, whole genome shotgun sequence DNA window includes the following coding sequences:
- the LOC122218173 gene encoding forkhead box protein B2-like, which translates to MKALIWIVAILIVTACFSPAGAHKRKSFRFSESSEEHLKLLKQLSSKLSRGYFAKSGTAPGSPYGHHGRHEPHRGRHPPHYPHHHQSPPGPPPRPISPPENTVNPQAPSAPSSAAPILIYTTATAAANTTTATVSAGKTAGVTSTTTASNTPQPEDITNAPVAGTTTAPAANPTTVNQQQVIQ; encoded by the exons ATGAAGGCTCTCATTTGGATCGTTGCCATCTTGATTGTCACTGCTTGCTTCTCG CCAGCTGGTGCACATAAGCGGAAAAGCTTCAGG TTTAGTGAAAGTTCCGAAGAGCATTTAAAACTACTTAAACAATTAAGTTCTAAGCTGTCAAGAGGATATTTTGCAAAATCTGGAACAGCTCCTGGAAGTCCATATGGTCACCACGGTCGTCATGAACCCCACAGAGGTCGCCATCCCCCTCACTACCCCCACCATCACCAAAGCCCACCTGGTCCACCACCCAGACCTATATCACCACCTGAGAACACTGTAAATCCTCAAGCACCATCAGCCCCTTCTAGTGCTGCCCCAATCCTAATTTATACCACTGCCACTGCTGCTGCCAACACCACCACTGCCACTGTTTCTGCGGGAAAAACTGCAGGCGTGACATCCACCACCACGGCTTCCAACACCCCCCAACCTGAAGACATCACCAATGCCCCTGTGGCTGGCACTACCACTGCCCCAGCAGCTAACCCTACTACTGTCAACCAGCAACAAGTAATTCAGTAA